The nucleotide window TGGCCACCGTCCCTGCCCGCAGCATTGATCACCCAACCCAGCCCCGCCATCGTGACACAGGATGCGGCCCGGCGCCTGCCGCGCTGGGCGTTGCTGTTGCTGTGCATCGCGTATGTGATTCCGGGCTACGTGGGCCGCGAACCATGGAAAAACGCCGACATCACCAGCTTTGGCTACATGTTGGCGCTGCTGGACGCCGGCCACTGGCGTGAATGGCTGCAGCCTTCCATGATGGGCATGGTGCCCGACAGCGGCGCCCTGCTGCCCTATTGGTTGGGCGCGGCGGCCATGCTGCTGCTCGCGCCACTGGGCGTGGCACCCGACTTTGCCGCCCGCGTACCTTACATGCTCATGTTGGCGGGCACTTTGGCCGCCACCTGGTACGGCGTGTACCACTTGGCGCGCCACCCCAGCGCCCAGCCGGTGGCCTTTGCCTTTGGCGGCGAGGCCGAGCCGCTCGACTACGCGCGCGCGCTGGCCGACGGCAGCCTGCTGGCGCTGATCGCCACGTTGGGGCTGGCGCAGTTCTCGCACGAGACCACGCCAGCGCTGGCGCAGTTGTTCTTTGGCACGCTGGTGTTCTATGGTCTGGCCGCGCTGCCGGCCCGTCCGCTGGGTTCATGGCTGGGGCTGCTGGCCGGCCTGCCTGGATTGACGCTGTCTGGCGCGCCGGCCACGGCCTTGATCTACGCCGGCCTTGGCATGTTGGCTCTCGGGTGGCCCGGCACAGGCCATGTGGGCGGCAATGCGCGCTGGCGCGCACTGGCTCAGATGCTGGCCTTGGCAGCGCTGTGCGTGACACTGGCGCTGGCGCTGAACCTGTTTCGCTGGCAAATCGCGCCCTGGCGCAGCAGTTGGGCCGAATGGTCGTCGCTGGGCCGCTTGTTTCTGTGGTTCACCTGGCCCGTTTGGCCATTCGTGCTGTGGACTTTGTGGCGCTGGCGGCGGCAGTTGCTGTCGCTGCGCCAGCAGCGGCACCTGGGACTTCCGCTGGCCATTGCCAGCGTGCCCGTGCTGACCACGCTGGCCACGCTGGCGGGCGATCGCGCCTTGCTGCTGGCCCTGCCCGCGCTGGCGGCTTTGGCGGCGCTCGCGTTGCCAACCTTCAGCCGCAGCGTGGGTGCGCTGATCGACTGGTTCACGGTGCTGTTCTTCACCGGCTGGGCGCTGGTCATCTGGGTGGTCTGGGTCGCCATGGAAACGGGCGTGCCGGCCAAGCCGGCGGCCAATGTGGCGCGGCTGGCGCCGGGTTTCGAACCCGCGTTCCAGTGGGCCGCTTTCCTGGCCGCGCTGCTCGGCACGCTGGCGTGGTTCGCGCTGGCCCGCTGGCGCACCGGACGCCATCGCACCGCCTTGTGGAAAAGCGTGGTGCTGCCAGCGGCGGGCACCGCGCTGTGCTGGCTGCTGCTGATGACACTGTGGCTGCCGGCACTGGATTTCGGCCGCAGCTATGCGCCGCAGATGCAACAGGTGCGCGCATTGATCGGCGATGCGCCTTGCGTCGAAGTCCACGGCCTGGGCGAAGCGCAGGTGGCGGCGGTGCGTTTTCATGGCGGCTGGTTGACGGTGCCGGCCCGCGGCCCGGTCGCTTGCCCTTGGCTGCTGGTCAATATGGGCACCCGGTCCAGCCTGCCCGCCACCGTCGCGCTGGACAGCTGGCGCGAGGTCGGTCAGGTGCGGCGCCCCACCGACCGCAACGAGACCTTGCACGTGCTGCGGCGCGTGGCTCGTCCGTGAACGCGCTGGTGACTGTGGAGGCGAATGCTGGCAGCCCACGGCTGGGCCACGTGTGGCGCGCCCGCCGAGCCTGCGAATGCTGCCATGCCTGTCCACGGGACCATATTAATACTATATTTTTTATAGCTACTCACGCTTGATAGGCAAGCGGCAGCGCGTGTTTTGATGTGAAACAAAACCGCCGGCACATCGCTCGCTCACGCGCTGCAGCGCGTACCACCAACCTCACTCGATGTCTGGCTCGGGCGGCGCCATGGAGCGCACGCGCGCGGCTGGAAATGCAAGCGCGAAGGTCGAACCCTGGCCCAGTTGGCTGGTCACCTGCAGTTCCCCGCCATGGCGCTGCGCCACATGCTTGGTGATGGCCAGACCGAGCCCGGTACCGCCCGACTCGCGTGAACGGCTCCGATCGACGCGGTAGAAGCGCTCGCCCAGGCGCGGTAGGTGTTGTGGCGCGATGCCGGGGCCACTGTCGGTGACGCATAGGCGAGCCCCGCCATCCGGCAGGCGCTGCCAATGCACGTCGATGACGCCGCCGCCCGGGGTGTAGCGCACGGCGTTGTTCATCAGGTTGGACACCGCGCTGCGCAACTCGTTGGCGGCGCCCGTCAGCTCGAACGGAGGGGCTTCGGCCACCTCCAGTTGCTGCGGCCGCTCGTCGGCCGGGTGCAGCAGGTTGGACAAGCCACGCGCCTCGGCCTCGCACTGAGCCATCAGGGCGCGCAAGTCGACGACCTCGTTGAGTCCCGGCGGCGGGCTGCCTTCGAGCCGCGACAGCAGCAGCAGATCGTTGACCAGCGTCTGCATGCGCGCCGACTGCGCCGCCATCATGTCCAGATACCGCGCGCGCTCGTCCTCGGTCAACGGCAGGCTTTGCAAGGTTTCGACAAAACCCGCCAGCACCGTGAGTGGGGTGCGGATCTCGTGCGACACGTTGGCCACGAAGTCGCGCCGCATGGCGTCGGCCTGCGCCAGCGCGGTCACATCGCGAGACAGCATCAACTGATGGCCGTCGCCGTAGGCGTGCAGCTGCACCGACAGCTTGACCGGATGGCCCGGGCTGCTGCGGCGCCCAATCAGCTTGACGTCGCGCTCATGGTTCTTGCTGGCGTAATACGCGGTAAACGCGGGCTCACGCACGAGGTTGCCCACGTGCTGAAGCAAATCGCGCCGGGGGTCGATGCCGAAATGCTCGGCCGCGATGTCATTGCACCACTCAATGCGGCCATCCGGATCGAGCAGCAACACGCCGTTGGGCGAAGCCTGGATGGCGGCCAGAAAATCGTTCAGCCGCTGGGTGCTGAGCTGCACCTGCTGCTGCCCGGCGCGCAACGCGCGCGCGGTGCGGTAAGCGGCCTCGCCCCACGAGCCACCCAGCACGGGCACGGATGCAGCGGCATCCGCGCTTGCGACCCAGGACAGAAAGCGCCGCGCGCGCCAAATATCCACGCCCAGCGCCAAGGCGCCACCCAGCACCACGCCGCCAACGGCGCCCGGCCAACCCAGCCACCAGCCGCCCAGCAGGCCAAGGACCAGCTGAGACAAGGCGAACAAAAAGAGCCGAAGCGCCAACGGCCCCTCAGGGGTTCATGAGGACGTGGCCGCTGCCTGCGCGGCCTGCGGCAGCAGCGCCAGCGGCTGTGCCGTCAAGCGGTATCCGGCGCCACGCACGGTTTCGATCAGCACGCCGGCCGATCCCAGCGCCTCGCGCAGGCGCTTGACGTGCACATCCACCGTGCGCTCCTCGATGAACACGTGGTCGCCCCACACCTTGTCGAGCAGTTGACCGCGGCTGTGAACACGCTCGGCGTTCTTCATGAAGTAGTGCAGCAGCTTGAATTCGGTGGGCCCCATCTTGAGCATCTGGCCATCGTAGGACACGCGGTGCGTCGATGCGTCCAACAACAAGGCGCCAATGGCGACCGAGCCGCCAGCCTGCTCGGGCGAGCGCCGGCGCAGGACGGCACGAATGCGCGCCAGCATCTCCTTGGTGGAAAACGGCTTGATGATGTAGTCGTCGGCACCGGCGTCCAGCCCGGCCACACGGTCCACCTCGTCGCCGCGCGCGGTCAGCATGAGGATCGGCACGCTCTTGGTGCGCGCGTCCTTGCGCCACTTCTTGGCCAGCGACAAACCGCTTTCGCCGGGCAGCATCCAATCCAGCAGAATCACATCGGGCAACACGGCGTCCAGCTCGCGCTGCGCCGTCTCGCTGTCCATGGCCCAGGTGGGCTGGAATCCGTTGTGCCGCAGATTGATGGCAATCAGCTCGGCAATGGGCGCCTCATCCTCGACGATGAGGACGCGGGGCAGGGTTCTCATCGCGCAATCGACTCCAGGTTTTCCAGCGCCCCGTGGCGCACGTCGGCGCCCTTGACGATGTAGATGATGAATTCGGCGATGTTCTTGGCATGATCGCCAATGCGCTCGATGGCCTTGGCCAGCGTCAGCAGATCAAGCGCGGCAGAAATGGTGCGGGGGTCTTCCATCATGTAGGTGATGAGCTTGCGCACGAAGCCATCGAATTCCCGATCCACATGGTCGTCGTCACGAATGATCGACACCGCATCATCCGCGGACAGGCGCGCAAAGGCGTCGAGTGCCCGGCGCAACTGCTGCGCCGCCAGGTCGGCGGCATGGCGCAATTCACCCGTCGGCAGCATGCGTGCCTTGCCAGAGTCGATGATGCGCTTGACCATGCGCGCGATCTTCGCCGCCTCATCGCCCACCCGTTCCAGATTGGCGGTGGTCTTGGAGATGGCCAGCAGCAGCCTCAGGTCGATGGCGGTGGGCTGGCGCCGCGCGATGATGTTGGACAGCTCGCGGTCGATCTCCAGCTCGAGGGTGTTCACCCGCTGCTCGTCCTTCTCCACCTGGTCGGCGACCTCGATGCTGAATTCGGACAGCGCGTAGATGGCTTGCCGGATCTGCATCTCCACCAGACCGCCCAGCTCCAGCACGTTGGATGACACGCGATTGAGCTCGGTGTCGAACTGGCTGGACAAATGCTTGTCATACATGAGGCTTGTCTCCTGTTAGCCGAAGCGGCCCGTGATGTAGTCCTCGGTTTCCTTGCGCTTGGGCTTGAAGAACAGCTCTTCGGTCGAACCGAACTCGATCAGCTCGCCCAGGTACATGTAGGCCGTGTAGTCGCTCACGCGCGCTGCCTGTTGCATGTTGTGCGTAACGATCGCAATGGTGTAGTCGCGCTTGAGTTCATGCACCAATTCCTCCACCTTGCCGGTGGAGATCGGATCCAGCGCCGAAGTCGGCTCGTCGAGCAGCAGCACCGAGGGCTTGACCGCCACGCTGCGCGCGATGCACAGGCGCTGCTGCTGGCCGCCGGACAGCGACAGGCCGTTCTGTCCCAGCTTGTCCTTGACCTCGTTCCACAGCGCGGCTTTCGACAGCGCCCACTCCACGCGATCGTCCATGTCGGACTTGTTCAGGTTCTCGTACAAGCGCACGCCAAAGGCGATGTTTTCGTAGATCGTCATCGGAAACGGCGTGGGCTTCTGGAACACCATGCCGACCTGCGCGCGCAGCAGGTTGACGTCGACGCTGGGGTCGAGAATGTTCTTGCCGT belongs to Ottowia testudinis and includes:
- the pstB gene encoding phosphate ABC transporter ATP-binding protein PstB codes for the protein MEVATHVPQASIRGNGVRFDQERLALEIKNLDFFYGNGFQGLKSVNLGIPEHKATAFIGPSGCGKSTLLRTLNRMYSLYPGQRAVGEILLYGKNILDPSVDVNLLRAQVGMVFQKPTPFPMTIYENIAFGVRLYENLNKSDMDDRVEWALSKAALWNEVKDKLGQNGLSLSGGQQQRLCIARSVAVKPSVLLLDEPTSALDPISTGKVEELVHELKRDYTIAIVTHNMQQAARVSDYTAYMYLGELIEFGSTEELFFKPKRKETEDYITGRFG
- the phoB gene encoding phosphate regulon transcriptional regulator PhoB; the encoded protein is MRTLPRVLIVEDEAPIAELIAINLRHNGFQPTWAMDSETAQRELDAVLPDVILLDWMLPGESGLSLAKKWRKDARTKSVPILMLTARGDEVDRVAGLDAGADDYIIKPFSTKEMLARIRAVLRRRSPEQAGGSVAIGALLLDASTHRVSYDGQMLKMGPTEFKLLHYFMKNAERVHSRGQLLDKVWGDHVFIEERTVDVHVKRLREALGSAGVLIETVRGAGYRLTAQPLALLPQAAQAAATSS
- the phoU gene encoding phosphate signaling complex protein PhoU, whose amino-acid sequence is MYDKHLSSQFDTELNRVSSNVLELGGLVEMQIRQAIYALSEFSIEVADQVEKDEQRVNTLELEIDRELSNIIARRQPTAIDLRLLLAISKTTANLERVGDEAAKIARMVKRIIDSGKARMLPTGELRHAADLAAQQLRRALDAFARLSADDAVSIIRDDDHVDREFDGFVRKLITYMMEDPRTISAALDLLTLAKAIERIGDHAKNIAEFIIYIVKGADVRHGALENLESIAR
- the phoR gene encoding phosphate regulon sensor histidine kinase PhoR, producing MSQLVLGLLGGWWLGWPGAVGGVVLGGALALGVDIWRARRFLSWVASADAAASVPVLGGSWGEAAYRTARALRAGQQQVQLSTQRLNDFLAAIQASPNGVLLLDPDGRIEWCNDIAAEHFGIDPRRDLLQHVGNLVREPAFTAYYASKNHERDVKLIGRRSSPGHPVKLSVQLHAYGDGHQLMLSRDVTALAQADAMRRDFVANVSHEIRTPLTVLAGFVETLQSLPLTEDERARYLDMMAAQSARMQTLVNDLLLLSRLEGSPPPGLNEVVDLRALMAQCEAEARGLSNLLHPADERPQQLEVAEAPPFELTGAANELRSAVSNLMNNAVRYTPGGGVIDVHWQRLPDGGARLCVTDSGPGIAPQHLPRLGERFYRVDRSRSRESGGTGLGLAITKHVAQRHGGELQVTSQLGQGSTFALAFPAARVRSMAPPEPDIE